Part of the Eikenella corrodens genome is shown below.
AAATCCTTCGACACACCCGCCTGCGTGATTGTGAAACACGCCAATCCGTGCGGCGTCGCCGTCGCAGCCGATACATTGACTGCCTACAAACTGGCCTACGCCACCGACACCACCAGCGCGTTCGGCGGCATCATCGCCTTCAACCGCGAAGTGGACGGCGCAACCGTGAAACAAATTACCGACAACCAGTTTATGGAAGTCCTGATGGCGCCGAAGTTCACTGCCGAAGCCCTCGAAATCGCCGCTGCCAAGAAAAACGTGCGCGTATTGGAAGTGCCTCTGGAAGCAGGCGCGAACCGCTTCGAACTCAAACGCGTCGGCGGCGGACTGTTGGTGCAAACGCCCGACATCCACCGCATCGACAGGGGCAGCCTGAAAGTCGTCTCCAAACGCCAACCGACCGAGCAGGAATGGAACGATTTGCTATTTGTCTGGAACGTCGCCAAATACGTCAAATCCAACGCTATCGTGTTCGGCAAAGGCGGTCAAACCTACGGCATCGGCGCAGGCCAAATGAGCCGCGTGGACAGCACCCGCATCGCCGCCCGCAAAGCGCAGGACGCAGGCCTAGACTTACACGGCGCATGCGCCGCTTCGGACGCCTTCTTCCCCTTCCGCGACGGCGTGGACGTCATCGCCGAACAAGGCATCAAAGCCATCATTCACCCCGCAGGCTCGATGCGCGATCAGGAGGTTTTTGATGCGGCCGACGAACACGGCATTGCCATGGTGGTAACGGGTGTGCGGCATTTCAGGCATTGAGTTTTCAAATAGCTTTAATGTATGATAAGGCTACCTGAAAACTGTATTTCCTAACTTTTTTGATATTGATGGAGAAAAAAATGGCAATAAAAAATCAGATTCCTTTATCGGATTATTCATGGCTGGATAAATGCAACAAAGAAACTTTTAAAACTTGGACAATTCCCAATCCAATTAAAAGCAACTATACAGATGGGGAAAAAAGAGAGTTTCTGATTGAATTTAATGGATTTTCTTTTCATGATTATCTTTCCATTTCAAGCGGATGCGAAATTTACCTGCCATCACATCTTAGCCAAATTATCGAAACCGAGTGGGAGAGAGAGTCAACCATTTCCGTTATTTTTACTGCGTTAGATTTATCGGGAAGTCCAAAAATCGGAGATGAAATCACCGATAGTAACTCTGCCAAAGGCTGGGATGTTCTACGTACTGCAAAAGTTCGACTCGGCCATGCTAAATTTAAGAAAGGGCTGACAGATTATTGGGAAGATAAATGCGCTGTTCTTGGACTTAAAAACCCTATCGGCGGAAAATTTTTAATTGCTTCTCATATTATTCCTTGGTCAATTGCTAATGAAAACGACAAGGTACAGCAATTTAACGGGCTATTATTATCTCCGCACCTAGATCGCCTATTTGATGCGGGCTATATTAGTTTTGATGATCATGGCAAGCTTCTTTATAAGCCAGAATATAGCGAATTATTAAAACAAATGGCTATTCCTTCCGATAGTAAACTTCGAAAATTAGATAAACGGCATATCCCATTTTTACGGAAACATCGAGAAATTTTTGATTTTGAATAAAATAAAGGCCACCTGAAAACTTTATAGCAAATTAACTTATAAAAGGTTTTGTCGGATACAAGTATCCGACAAAACTACGATTACTGCTTTTTCAGGTAGCCTCAGGAGCAAACCCATGGAACCTCAAGAACTCGACACCCTAGACCTCAACGAAGCCCTTGCCGAAATCCTGCAAGCCCACGGCTATGCCTGCCAAACGCAGGGCGACAAAATCCTGCCCGATTTCGTTGTGCCCGTGCAGCTCGAAACCTGGGCATTTCCGCGCGAACACGCCAACGGTGCGGTGGTGAGCCGTTTCGATGTCGGCATCACCCTGCCCGACGGGCGCGAACTCTACGAATGCTGCGGCGACATCGGCGAGAATTTGGAAGAAGCCGTCTCGCGCAACCTGCAAAGCTTCTGCACCAACAGCCTGCACGTTTTGCTGGATGCATTCAACCCCGGCGAAAACCATTGCCCGCACGAAATCTGGACAGCCCGCAACGGCAACCGTTTCCAAGCCATTTTGGGCGACTGGACAACGAAAAAACTGGGCGAAAATACCGACGGCGGCAATGCGGAAACCATCGGCGGCATCATCCCTGAAGCGTTGGAAAGCACGCTGCAATCCCTCATCTGCAATCAAGAACTTAAAGCGCAATATCATCTAATCCGCTTCTTCTACGCCCAATCGGACAACGAAACGATGAACGTGGAATTTATGATCGACAATCAAGACGATGCCGCCGAAGAAGAACAACAGCTGGCCGCTCTCCCTTGGCCGCGCCAGGAAGCCTATTACAGCGTGCGCCGCTGCATCATGCTCAAGCCCTTGGATGAAGGCCGGGCATAAGCCCCTATCGTTTTGCCATAAAGAAAGGCTACCTGAAATTTTTCAGGTAGCCTTTTGTTCAAACATGAATTAAAGCGGTTTAGTCTTCGCCGGCAAATGCCAACAGCAGGCGCAGGAGGCCGGTGAAGATGTTGTAGATGGCAACAAACAGCGTCAGCGCGGCGCTGATGTGGCTGTCTTCACCGCCTTCGATGATCACGCGCACCTGCCACATAATCAGCACGGAGCTCACGATCACAAACAGGGCGGATACGGTGAGCGAGAGCGCGGGAATATGCAGGAAAAGGT
Proteins encoded:
- a CDS encoding DUF6348 family protein, translating into MEPQELDTLDLNEALAEILQAHGYACQTQGDKILPDFVVPVQLETWAFPREHANGAVVSRFDVGITLPDGRELYECCGDIGENLEEAVSRNLQSFCTNSLHVLLDAFNPGENHCPHEIWTARNGNRFQAILGDWTTKKLGENTDGGNAETIGGIIPEALESTLQSLICNQELKAQYHLIRFFYAQSDNETMNVEFMIDNQDDAAEEEQQLAALPWPRQEAYYSVRRCIMLKPLDEGRA
- a CDS encoding HNH endonuclease — protein: MAIKNQIPLSDYSWLDKCNKETFKTWTIPNPIKSNYTDGEKREFLIEFNGFSFHDYLSISSGCEIYLPSHLSQIIETEWERESTISVIFTALDLSGSPKIGDEITDSNSAKGWDVLRTAKVRLGHAKFKKGLTDYWEDKCAVLGLKNPIGGKFLIASHIIPWSIANENDKVQQFNGLLLSPHLDRLFDAGYISFDDHGKLLYKPEYSELLKQMAIPSDSKLRKLDKRHIPFLRKHREIFDFE